One part of the Dysidea avara chromosome 10, odDysAvar1.4, whole genome shotgun sequence genome encodes these proteins:
- the LOC136268128 gene encoding 15-hydroxyprostaglandin dehydrogenase [NAD(+)]-like isoform X1, with protein MVSVYNKVALVTGAAKGIGLTISKALLEKRGKVALLDIQEEAGQEACETLRKVYGKDRVTFYKCDVTSAENLRSVFEKTVAKFGKLDIVVNNAGVVEEINWRKAVDINLVDLQLQSNSKESVVNCSTMVKARRRGQNRGQNPQSKKSSIHNSQDIRISNKSAVIQGTYLGIEFMSKQNNAQGGLVVNISSYAGLLPEPTTPVYSATKAGVIAFTESLRSITTSDGVRVNCVCPTWVDTDMGNMVLGEYASDRVKETVKRATLLSPELVADAVLLLVQDTSKAGAVARVTPRNGVDFHKFDRKPLFMLMQKL; from the exons ATGGTGTCTGTATATAATAAAGTTGCTTTAGTCACTGGTGCTGCCAAGGGAATCGGCCTTACCATAAGTAAGGCGTTGCTAGAGAAGAGAGGAAAG GTTGCTCTGCTCGACATCCAAGAGGAAGCAGGCCAAGAAGCTTGTGAAACACTGCGTAAGGTATACGGCAAGGACAGGGTGACGTTTTACAAGTGTGACGTCACTTCAGCAGAGAACCTT AGATCTGTTTTCGAGAAGACTGTAGCAAAGTTTGGCAAGCTAGACATAGTAGTGAACAATGCTGGAGTTGTTGAGGAAATAAATTGGCGTAAGGCAGTAGATATTAACTTG gtcgatctgcaactgcagtcaaacTCAAAAGAGTCAGTGGTCAATTGTTCTACAATGGTCAAGGCAAGACGAAGAGGTCAAAATCGAggtcaaaacccacaatcaaaaaaatCAAGTATACATAACTCACAAGACATAAGAATCTCCAACAAG TCAGCAGTCATCCAGGGAACATATTTAGGCATTGAGTTTATGTCAAAACAAAATAACGCTCAAGGTGGATTAGTAGTTAACATATCATCATATGCAG GTTTGCTGCCAGAACCAACAACACCAGTCTACAGTGCAACCAAGGCTGGAGTAATAGCATTCACTGAATCATTACGT TCGATTACTACAAGTGATGGAGTTAGAGTGAACTGTGTCTGTCCCACTTGGGTTGATACTGATATGGGAAACATGGTCTTAGGAGAATATGCTAGTGACAGAGTAAAGGAAACAGTAAAGCGTGCGACACTATTGAG TCCAGAGCTGGTTGCTGATGCAGTCTTATTGCTGGTGCAAGATACAAGCAAGGCTGGAGCTGTAGCGAGAGTGACCCCTCGTAATGGAGTTGACTTTCACAAATTTGACAGGAAACCACTATTTATGTTAATGCAAAAGTTGTAG
- the LOC136268128 gene encoding 15-hydroxyprostaglandin dehydrogenase [NAD(+)]-like isoform X2: MVSVYNKVALVTGAAKGIGLTISKALLEKRGKVALLDIQEEAGQEACETLRKVYGKDRVTFYKCDVTSAENLRSVFEKTVAKFGKLDIVVNNAGVVEEINWRKAVDINLSAVIQGTYLGIEFMSKQNNAQGGLVVNISSYAGLLPEPTTPVYSATKAGVIAFTESLRSITTSDGVRVNCVCPTWVDTDMGNMVLGEYASDRVKETVKRATLLSPELVADAVLLLVQDTSKAGAVARVTPRNGVDFHKFDRKPLFMLMQKL, translated from the exons ATGGTGTCTGTATATAATAAAGTTGCTTTAGTCACTGGTGCTGCCAAGGGAATCGGCCTTACCATAAGTAAGGCGTTGCTAGAGAAGAGAGGAAAG GTTGCTCTGCTCGACATCCAAGAGGAAGCAGGCCAAGAAGCTTGTGAAACACTGCGTAAGGTATACGGCAAGGACAGGGTGACGTTTTACAAGTGTGACGTCACTTCAGCAGAGAACCTT AGATCTGTTTTCGAGAAGACTGTAGCAAAGTTTGGCAAGCTAGACATAGTAGTGAACAATGCTGGAGTTGTTGAGGAAATAAATTGGCGTAAGGCAGTAGATATTAACTTG TCAGCAGTCATCCAGGGAACATATTTAGGCATTGAGTTTATGTCAAAACAAAATAACGCTCAAGGTGGATTAGTAGTTAACATATCATCATATGCAG GTTTGCTGCCAGAACCAACAACACCAGTCTACAGTGCAACCAAGGCTGGAGTAATAGCATTCACTGAATCATTACGT TCGATTACTACAAGTGATGGAGTTAGAGTGAACTGTGTCTGTCCCACTTGGGTTGATACTGATATGGGAAACATGGTCTTAGGAGAATATGCTAGTGACAGAGTAAAGGAAACAGTAAAGCGTGCGACACTATTGAG TCCAGAGCTGGTTGCTGATGCAGTCTTATTGCTGGTGCAAGATACAAGCAAGGCTGGAGCTGTAGCGAGAGTGACCCCTCGTAATGGAGTTGACTTTCACAAATTTGACAGGAAACCACTATTTATGTTAATGCAAAAGTTGTAG
- the LOC136268128 gene encoding 15-hydroxyprostaglandin dehydrogenase [NAD(+)]-like isoform X3, producing MVSVYNKVALVTGAAKGIGLTISKALLEKRGKVALLDIQEEAGQEACETLRKVYGKDRVTFYKCDVTSAENLRSVFEKTVAKFGKLDIVVNNAGVVEEINWRLLPEPTTPVYSATKAGVIAFTESLRSITTSDGVRVNCVCPTWVDTDMGNMVLGEYASDRVKETVKRATLLSPELVADAVLLLVQDTSKAGAVARVTPRNGVDFHKFDRKPLFMLMQKL from the exons ATGGTGTCTGTATATAATAAAGTTGCTTTAGTCACTGGTGCTGCCAAGGGAATCGGCCTTACCATAAGTAAGGCGTTGCTAGAGAAGAGAGGAAAG GTTGCTCTGCTCGACATCCAAGAGGAAGCAGGCCAAGAAGCTTGTGAAACACTGCGTAAGGTATACGGCAAGGACAGGGTGACGTTTTACAAGTGTGACGTCACTTCAGCAGAGAACCTT AGATCTGTTTTCGAGAAGACTGTAGCAAAGTTTGGCAAGCTAGACATAGTAGTGAACAATGCTGGAGTTGTTGAGGAAATAAATTGGC GTTTGCTGCCAGAACCAACAACACCAGTCTACAGTGCAACCAAGGCTGGAGTAATAGCATTCACTGAATCATTACGT TCGATTACTACAAGTGATGGAGTTAGAGTGAACTGTGTCTGTCCCACTTGGGTTGATACTGATATGGGAAACATGGTCTTAGGAGAATATGCTAGTGACAGAGTAAAGGAAACAGTAAAGCGTGCGACACTATTGAG TCCAGAGCTGGTTGCTGATGCAGTCTTATTGCTGGTGCAAGATACAAGCAAGGCTGGAGCTGTAGCGAGAGTGACCCCTCGTAATGGAGTTGACTTTCACAAATTTGACAGGAAACCACTATTTATGTTAATGCAAAAGTTGTAG
- the LOC136268129 gene encoding synaptobrevin homolog YKT6-like, with protein sequence MKLYAINIFYKDETPVHKKASYDLSSFGFFQKSGVKEFMTFTSDLLVQRTVVGQRISVKEQDYRCHCYVRSDSLSCVIIADMDYPVRVVFTLMNKVLDQYCADFPKSGWSKSSGDLSYPPIDTMLSRYQDPKEADPMMRVQNDLDETKIVLHETIDAVLTRGEKLDNLVAKTDKLSTTSKAFYKEAKGGSCCVIQ encoded by the exons ATGAAGTTGTACGCTATAAACATATTTTACAAGGATGAAACTCCTGTCCACAAAAAGGCGTCTTATGATTTGTCCTCGTTTGGTTTCTTCCAGAAGAGTGG AGTCAAGGAGTTTATGACATTTACAAGTGACCTTTTGGTCCAAAGAACTGTAGTTGGTCAGAGAATTTCAGTTAAGGAACAAG ATTATCGATGCCACTGTTATGTTAGATCAGATTCTCTGAGTTGTGTCATTATAGCTGATATGGATTACCCTGTTAGGGTAGTGTTCACCTTAATGAACAAG GTTTTAGACCAATACTGTGCAGACTTTCCCAAGTCTGGATGGAGCAAATCATCAGG GGATTTATCTTACCCACCTATTGATACAATGCTCTCAAGATATCAG GATCCAAAGGAAGCAGACCCAATGATGAGAGTGCAAAATGATCTTGACGAAACCAAAATTGTGTTG CATGAAACCATCGATGCTGTTCTAACACGTGGAGAAAAGCTGGACAATCTTGTTGCAAAGACAGATAAACTCAGTACCACTTCAAAAGCATTTTACAAAGAA GCTAAAGGTGGTTCATGCTGTGTCATACAATGA